The Pseudomonas rhizosphaerae genomic sequence GCGCAGCATGATCGTCAAATGCCGCAAGAGCAGTGCGTTCAAATAGTGCGCCGCCAACTCATTTTCAAGAAGTCAAGAGTCGGGCTGTTCAAATCTGTCAAGCCATGCTAAAACCTTCTCAGCGCTGATCTAGCTGCTTGATAAAGAAGGGAAAAATATGACGAAGTCGGAACTGATCGAACGTATTGTCACCCATCAAGGTCTACTTTCATCCAAGGATGTGGAATTGGCCATCAAGACCATGCTCGAGCAAATGTCGCAGTGCCTTGCCACGGGCGACAGGATCGAGATACGGGGCTTCGGCAGCTTTTCACTGCACTATCGCGCACCGCGTGTCGGGCGCAATCCGAAGACTGGCCAGTCGGTGAGCCTGGACGGCAAGTTCGTCCCTCACTTCAAGCCTGGCAAGGAATTGCGCGACCGGGTGAACGAGGACGAAGAACTCGCTTGATCGACGTTGAAGGAGAAGGCTTTGCGTAATCTCAAGAAGTTGCTGCTGGTGTTGATTTTCCTGGC encodes the following:
- the ihfB gene encoding integration host factor subunit beta, whose protein sequence is MTKSELIERIVTHQGLLSSKDVELAIKTMLEQMSQCLATGDRIEIRGFGSFSLHYRAPRVGRNPKTGQSVSLDGKFVPHFKPGKELRDRVNEDEELA